From a single Accipiter gentilis chromosome 8, bAccGen1.1, whole genome shotgun sequence genomic region:
- the TMEM69 gene encoding transmembrane protein 69 isoform X1, translating to MFSHILRRCFHTPFKLQKLTVPRLLLYGRNKTTWSSLILQLQRNVCPLSRSPSLNPASVYATKLQAFHTSPPFFKKKTPKESETKDLGVLQRSMKSLKDSPKPALYLSLAGLIPFVSVPLLMVIQGTYSPELAFAQITYGAVTVSFLGGKRWGFALPENSPAKPDWLNLANSTVPPLFAWQALLFKDATRGAIMLVMALGIALHYDLSLLPTYPGWFKVLRVVGTVVMVLSLLATAALKTISEEQLGNRRNKWQNTKQ from the exons ATGTTTTCTCACATACTACGACGTTGCTTCCACACACCTTTTAAA CTCCAGAAGTTAACCGTTCCCAGACTACTACTATATGGAAGGAATAAGACAACTTGGTCTTCTCTCATCCTCCAGCTGCAGAGAAATGTGTGTCCTCTCTCAAGATCTCCAAGCCTCAACCCAGCATCAGTATATGCGACTAAGCTCCAGGCTTTTCATACCTCTCCCCCCTTCTTCaagaagaaaacccccaaagaatCTGAGACCAAAGACTTGGGCGTCTTGCAACGAAGTATGAAATCACTGAAGGATTCTCCCAAGCCAGCCCTCTACTTGAGCCTCGCAGGGCTAATTCCATTTGTTTCTGTTCCGCTGTTAATGGTCATCCAAGGGACGTACTCCCCAGAGCTAGCATTTGCTCAGATTACATATGGTGCCGTAACAGTCTCTTTCCTAGGAGGGAAGAGGTGGGGGTTTGCTCTCCCGGAAAACAGCCCAGCCAAGCCAGACTGGCTGAACCTGGCTAACAGTACAGTTCCTCCTCTATTTGCCTGGCAAGCCTTACTTTTTAAAGATGCCACACGTGGTGCAATAATGCTAGTAATGGCTTTGGGGATAGCACTACATTATgacctttcccttcttcctactTATCCTGGGTGGTTTAAAGTACTGAGGGTAGTGGGAACAGTGGTGATGGTATTATCACTGTTAGCTACTGCAGCATTGAAGACTATTTCAGAGGAGCAGCTAggtaacagaagaaataaatggcAGAACACAAAACAATAA
- the TMEM69 gene encoding transmembrane protein 69 isoform X2 → MFSHILRRCFHTPFKLQRNVCPLSRSPSLNPASVYATKLQAFHTSPPFFKKKTPKESETKDLGVLQRSMKSLKDSPKPALYLSLAGLIPFVSVPLLMVIQGTYSPELAFAQITYGAVTVSFLGGKRWGFALPENSPAKPDWLNLANSTVPPLFAWQALLFKDATRGAIMLVMALGIALHYDLSLLPTYPGWFKVLRVVGTVVMVLSLLATAALKTISEEQLGNRRNKWQNTKQ, encoded by the exons ATGTTTTCTCACATACTACGACGTTGCTTCCACACACCTTTTAAA CTGCAGAGAAATGTGTGTCCTCTCTCAAGATCTCCAAGCCTCAACCCAGCATCAGTATATGCGACTAAGCTCCAGGCTTTTCATACCTCTCCCCCCTTCTTCaagaagaaaacccccaaagaatCTGAGACCAAAGACTTGGGCGTCTTGCAACGAAGTATGAAATCACTGAAGGATTCTCCCAAGCCAGCCCTCTACTTGAGCCTCGCAGGGCTAATTCCATTTGTTTCTGTTCCGCTGTTAATGGTCATCCAAGGGACGTACTCCCCAGAGCTAGCATTTGCTCAGATTACATATGGTGCCGTAACAGTCTCTTTCCTAGGAGGGAAGAGGTGGGGGTTTGCTCTCCCGGAAAACAGCCCAGCCAAGCCAGACTGGCTGAACCTGGCTAACAGTACAGTTCCTCCTCTATTTGCCTGGCAAGCCTTACTTTTTAAAGATGCCACACGTGGTGCAATAATGCTAGTAATGGCTTTGGGGATAGCACTACATTATgacctttcccttcttcctactTATCCTGGGTGGTTTAAAGTACTGAGGGTAGTGGGAACAGTGGTGATGGTATTATCACTGTTAGCTACTGCAGCATTGAAGACTATTTCAGAGGAGCAGCTAggtaacagaagaaataaatggcAGAACACAAAACAATAA